The Thermovibrio guaymasensis genomic interval AGAGGCCCTTGAGAAAACCCTAAAGACAGGTTTTGCCCACTACTACTCCCGGTCAAGGAAAAAACTCTGGAAGAAGGGAGAAACTTCAGGGAACGTCCAAAGGGTCAAAAAAATACTTGTTGATTGTGACGGAGATACGCTACTGTATGTAGTTAATCAGGAAGGAGTTGCCTGCCATACCGGTGAATACTCCTGTTTCTTTAGAACTGTGGGGGAGGAAAAGTGAAAGGAGATATAGGAGAAGTTTTAAAAGAGCTCTATAAAGTTATTGAGGAGAGGAAGAGGGAGCTCCCCGAAGGCTCCTACACTGCAGAACTATTTAAAAAGGGAGAAGACAGGATACTCCAGAAAGTTGGGGAAGAGGCTATAGAAACCATTTTGGCACTAAAGTCGGGGAATAAGGACGAGGCCGTATATGAGGTTTCAGACCTTTTATACCACCTTTTAGTAGCCTTAGTTAAAAAGGGAATAAAGCTTGACGATATTGGAAAAGAACTCAAAAGAAGGATGAAGTAGTTAAATGGAGAAAGGAAAACTAGAGGACTTCTTCTCTCCTGAGGAGATAGGGAACTTACTCAGGAAGTTCTCTTCGCCGATAAATGCCTCTTCAATGGTCTGGAACCAATCGGGAAAGTTGGTTTACTACGATTTTGTTACACCTTACTGTAAGGAGATATACTCTGCTGCTCCTAGCAGGTGTGAAGAGGATAGGAGAAAGAGGTTTAAAAGGGCACTGAAGGAGAGGAAACCTTTCGTCCACAGGTGCTTTGCTCAAAAGATTAACTACTTAATACCTCTCATAGTTAAGGAAAAGGAAAGGGAAGTCTTTATAGGAGTGGCGGGGGGATGACTGGGGATGTACGGACTTTCCCGGCGGGAAATAGAGAGGATAAAGGAACTCTCTAAGGAGCTTAACTTAGACTTTAACCACCTCCTGCAGCTTGCAGAGGAGGACCTAAAGTTTGGGTGTCAAAGGAACCTAACCCCTGCTCCACTAAACGTTAATAAAAAAAAGCTTTTACTATTTCAAAGCAACCTCTTCCTTAACGCATTTAAAAGGCACCTTCAAATAAAGAAGGGTAACTTCTCTGCTAAAACGGTGATAATCCTAGAAAAGATTGAGGAAATTATTGGAGGATGCCTCAAAGAAAAGGAACTTCCGGTAGATGACCCAGAGGTAAAAATAGTGCTGGAAGCTCTAAATGACCTAATTAAATCGGTAGATTTTAGGGTTAACTACATAGTTCCTAGACAGGTGAAATACCTTGCCTATAGAGACCCTTTAACGAACGTATACAACCGCCACTTCCTAAGGGAAGTTGTTAACAGGCTTTCTTCAAAGAAAGAAGAGTTTCCCATAGGCATAGTCTTTATTGATATGAACAACTTAAAAAAGGTAAACGACACTCTGGGCCACAAAATGGGGGATTTCTACATACAGAAAATGAGTGAAGCCATTGCCTCCTCTGTGAGGCAGTCGGATTACATATTTAGGTTTGGAGGAGACGAGTTTATCGTTTTAGTTCCAAGGTTAAAAGAGAACGCTTTAGACAAGATAGTAAATAGGATTAGAAAAAACATTGAACAGATAAACACAAAAGAGGAATTAAACCCTCCCCTTTCGGCTTCCATTGGGATAAGTATATGGAAGAGCCCGGAAGAGCCCTTCCAGAAAGCCTTGGAACAGGCAGACTTTAAAATGTACGCAGAGAAAGTTAACGACA includes:
- the hisE gene encoding phosphoribosyl-ATP diphosphatase — its product is MKGDIGEVLKELYKVIEERKRELPEGSYTAELFKKGEDRILQKVGEEAIETILALKSGNKDEAVYEVSDLLYHLLVALVKKGIKLDDIGKELKRRMK
- the hisI gene encoding phosphoribosyl-AMP cyclohydrolase → MLQVNEENLRVVDFEKGGGLVPVVVQDASTKEVLMVAYANREALEKTLKTGFAHYYSRSRKKLWKKGETSGNVQRVKKILVDCDGDTLLYVVNQEGVACHTGEYSCFFRTVGEEK
- a CDS encoding PocR ligand-binding domain-containing protein, which translates into the protein MEKGKLEDFFSPEEIGNLLRKFSSPINASSMVWNQSGKLVYYDFVTPYCKEIYSAAPSRCEEDRRKRFKRALKERKPFVHRCFAQKINYLIPLIVKEKEREVFIGVAGG
- a CDS encoding GGDEF domain-containing protein, which produces MYGLSRREIERIKELSKELNLDFNHLLQLAEEDLKFGCQRNLTPAPLNVNKKKLLLFQSNLFLNAFKRHLQIKKGNFSAKTVIILEKIEEIIGGCLKEKELPVDDPEVKIVLEALNDLIKSVDFRVNYIVPRQVKYLAYRDPLTNVYNRHFLREVVNRLSSKKEEFPIGIVFIDMNNLKKVNDTLGHKMGDFYIQKMSEAIASSVRQSDYIFRFGGDEFIVLVPRLKENALDKIVNRIRKNIEQINTKEELNPPLSASIGISIWKSPEEPFQKALEQADFKMYAEKVNDKP